The DNA region TGGGTGGCATTCCCGTTAATACCGAGGGGCGTGTCCGAAAAAATGGCACTGAGTTAACGGAAGGATTTTTTGCAGCAGGGGAATGTGCTTGTGTTTCGGTTCATGGCGCGAATCGTCTCGGTAGTAATTCTCTACTCGAATGTATTGTTTATGGCCGTCGTGTCGGTAGCAAAATTGCCGAATACATCGGCGATCGCCCTTTGCCAGACATTAGCGAAAAAGATTACCTAGAAGCCGCAAAAACCCGCATCAAAAAACTAATTGACCAAACTGGAAAAACAAGAATTGGCGATTTAAGACAAAGATTTCAAGACACGATGAGTGAACACTGCGGTGTCTTCCGTACCGATGAAATCATGTCCGAAGGGATTCAAGAAATTCAATCTTTAAAAGCAGAATATAACGATGTTTTTCTTGATGACAAATCCACTCACTGGAACACAGAACTTATCGAAGCTATGGAGCTACAAAGTATTCTTAAAGTTGGGGAAGCCATTCTCACTTCTGCCTACAATCGCAAAGAAAGTCGCGGTGCTCATTCACGGGAAGATTTCCCCATACGTGATGATAAAAAGTACCTAGGCCATACCCTAAGTTTCTGTTCAGAAGACGGCGTAGACATTGAATATATGCCAGTCGTCGTTAATCGTTTTGAACCCAAAGAACGCAAGTATTAATTAAGTAATTTAGCAACAGAAATCTCTAAGTTTGGAAAAGCATTGGGTATAACATTTCCTTCAGTGTAAATTGTCATTGAACGGTACTGAGCATTTATTAAGTCTTTAAAAATGTGAAGTTGGTTGTTAACTAAATCAATTACCCAATATTCTTTAATGCCTTCTTTCTGATAAAGATTTTTTTTGTCACTTAAATCAGAAGAAAGTGTTGATTTTGCAACCTCAATTAGGAGAAAAATCTCACTGGCATTGGGATGTCTTTCTGAATATTGAGATTTTGGCAGTTGAACAACGACAATATCGGGTTCAGGCTCAGAGTTCGTGAGAGTTATGGGATGACCTTCATAAACGCCCGCTTTTCCATGCAATAAACTTCGAAGATAATCATTACCTTTGTCCATTACCGTACGGTGTAAAGGACTCTCTGGGGCCATTTCTACTAATTCTCCATCCAATAATTCAACTCGCTTGTGATCTAGAATGCCTTTTTGAATTAGATTATGGTACTCACTAACCGTCCATTTTGTGAGAGTTCTCATAAGTACTCCTCGCAGGTTCTAAGTGTTGAAGTATTTGGCAACGGGGTGGTAGGTAATGATGGCGGAGGTGGATTGCTCTGGATAAATCTGTTCGCTCTCATCCATATACATATTAATGCGATCAACTTTAAGCAAGTCTAATTGCGTGTATTGATCTTGAATGTTTGGACAAGCAGAATAACCAAAACTATAGCGAGAACCTTGGTATCGCTGACGCAACATATCTTTGATATTATCCGGTTCTAAATCGCCATAGCCTAGCTCTCTTCGTACACGAGCATGACCCCACTCAGCAAGGGCTTCAGCGGTTTGAACAGCGAGACCATGATAGTAAAGGTAATCGGTGTATTCGTTGGCATCAAATAGTTTTTTTGCGTACTCAGTGGCAATTTCGCCGACTGTTACCGCCTGCATCGGAAAGACATCAACTTGGCCAGATTCTACAGTTGCAAAGAAGTCTGCAATACAGAGTCTCTTGCCAGATTTTTGGCGAGGAAAATCAAACTTCGCTACTTTCTCTAGGGTTTCATCGGCTGCATATTTATCAACATCGTAAATAATCAAGCTATTCTCTTGAGATTGACAGGGAAAATAACCATAGATTAATGTCGGATCGAGGATTTTTTCGGCGATCGCCCGTGCTTTCCATTGCTCTAATAAAGGATGCACTTCATCAATGACAAACTGATCATATTCTTCTTTGGTCTGGTTTTTCTTCTTACGGAATTGCCATTGACCAACGATTAAAGCCTGCAAATCTAGATGCCAGAAAAGTTCTTTCAGATCTAGGTCAGCCGCAGTCAAAATCTTTGTGCCCCAGAAAGGTGGCGTTGGACGTTCGATATCCAAAGCAACAGCTTCAGAACGACGAGTGTCAATGACTTCTGGCTCCTCTGGCTCTGGCGCAACTTCTTCGATGATGGCAGATCCGTTGGTTTCATGATGGCCATTACCATTACTCCCATTCTCGTCATACTCATCGAGGAAACCTTTGAGATCATCCCAATTTTCCGCCGATTTCGCGGGCATGAGCTTGTCCATAAAGTGCAAATCAGCAAAGGCATCGCGACCATAAACCACTCGACCTTTATAGGTGTTTTGACAGTCTTGATTAACAAATTTAGGTGTTAATGCTGCGCCACCCAAAATGACAGGAACAGTAATTCCTCGCTCATTAAATGCTTCAAGATTATCTTTCATAAAAGCAGTTGATTTCACCAATAAACCACTCATCGCAATGCAATCAGGTCGGTGTTCTTCATAGGCTTTTACGATGTTTTCAATCGGCTGTTTAATGCCGAGATTGACGACGTTATAACCATTGTTTGAAAGGATAATATCGACCAAATTTTTGCCGATATCATGCACATCGCCTTTAACTGTTGCAATCACAAATGTGCCTTTACCACGATCATCGCCTTCCTCTTTATCCATAAAGGGTTCGAGGAATGCCACTGCCGCTTTCATAGTTTGGGCTGACTGGAGTACGAAAGGTAATTGCATCTGACCCGAGCCAAATAATTCACCGACAACTTTCATGCCGTCCAATAGAAAGACATTAATAATATTGAGCGGTGGATGATTTTCTAGAGCTTCATTAAGGGCATCTTCTAAACCGAGTCTTTCACCATCAATAATGTGTTGTTTTAAACGCTCATCAATGGGTAGGTTTTTATCAATCGCCTCAGATTTTTTCGCTTTCTTACCAGCAAAGAGTTCCGTTAGTTTCGTCAGCGGATCGTAGGTACATACATCGCCATCAAATTCACGGCGATCGCCGATCAGATCGAGACAAACTTTCTTATGTTCATCACTAATTTTCGACATCGGCAAAATCTTACTGGCACTAACGATCGCCGAATCCATCCCCACTTGCATACATTCATGGAGAAAGACTGAGTTTAAGACCTGCCGTGATGCGGCATTCAGACCAAAGGAAATATTCGAAACACCCAAAATAATGTGACAGTGAAGCAGTTCATCACGAATTTGTTTAATGGCATCTACCGTTGCCTGACCGTTGAGACGATCTTCTTCAATACCAGTTGAGATAGGTAATGCCAGCGGATCAAAGAAAATTTCATAGGGAGGAATGCCATATTCTAAGCAAGCATCGTAGGCACGTTTGGCGATCGCAAACTTTTTCTCCGCAGTCCGCGCCATTCCATCTTCGTCAATAGTTCCAATGACTACACCAGCACCATATTTTTTCGCGAGAGATAACACCTTATAAAAACGCTCTTCACCATCCTCGTAGTTGGTGGAGTTGAGAATGCATTTACCGCCCGCAACCTTGAGGCCAGACTCCATTTTTTCCCATTCGGTGGAGTCGAGCATTAATGGCAACGTGATGTTATTCACTAGCCGTGACGCCAGTTCATGCATATCTCGCACGCCATCACGACCAACATAATCAACGTTGACATCGAGGACGTGAGCACCTTCTTTCACCTGGGATTTCGCAAGGGAAATCAAGCTATCCCAATTTTCTTCATTGAGTAATGTTCGACATTTTTTCGAGCCACTCGCATTCAATCTTTCGCCAACGATTAGGAAAGAATTGTCTTGGATATAGGGCTGTGTGCTGTAAATGGATGCTGCGGAGGGTTCAAATGTAGTGTGACGTTCTTTGGGTTTTAGTTCTGCCGCAACTTCCGCTAAAGCTTTGATGTGAGCGGGACGGGTTCCACAACAACCACCAATAACTTGCACCCCAAGATCCTCGATGAAATGCATCATCGCCATTTTCATTTCGAGGGGCGTTAATTTGTAGTGTGCCTGGCCGCCAACATTTTCCGGTAAACCTGCGTTCGGAATACAGGAGACGATGAAGGGTGAATGTTCAGATAAATATTTGACATGCTCCTTCATTAGATCAGGGCCTGTCGCACAGTTCAATCCCAAAATATCGATCTTGTAGGGTTCAAGGATTGCAACGGCTGCGGAAATCTCTGTTCCAACGAGCATTGTGCCCATCGTTTCCATCGTCACCGACACCATAATCGGCAGGCGATCGCCTTTCTTCTCAAAGGTACGTTCAATGCCATTAAGCGCTGCTTTAATCTGTAAAACATCTTGGCAAGTTTCGACAAGCATCAGGTCAACACCACCATCAAAAAGACCATCTGCCTGTTCTGCAAAGGCATTCTCTAAACTGTCGTAATCAATGTGTCCCAAACTTGGCAGCTTTGTACCGGGTCCTATGGAACCAGCAACAAAACGAGGCTTCTCTGGGGTGGAAAATTCTGCGGTAACAGATTTGGCGAGTTCTGCCGCTTTTTTGTTTAGTTCGTAGGCTTTATCTGCTAAATCATATTCAGCGAGGACGATAGATGTCGCACCAAAGGTATCTGTTTCAATGACATCGGCTCCTGCTTCAAGGAAGCCACGATGAACGATCGCCACAGCCTCAGGTTTCGTTTCGATCAAATATTCATTACAGCCTTCATATTCAGGACCACCAAAATCCTCAGCGGTCAACTCCTGCACTTGAAGATTTGTTCCCATCGCTCCATCAAATACAAGGACGGGACGTTCGGGACTATTGAGGCGATCGAGGAAAAGGCTTTTCATAGATTGTTTCGAGAGACTGGTACAAAGCAAGCTAGGTTCATCATTTTAACTTGAACCCAGACCGAAAACTTGAGGTATCACTCAATCGGGCAAATTTTTACTGTGAGGCGATCGCCTGTCGAATTGCTCAACGAACTCAAATCTTCAACCCAACCTAAATTCGACAATCAAAGCACCTCAATCTCATCATTGCCTAACACCAGGTAAAAAGTTTTACTAAATCTTCTAAAAATCAGCAAAGAAAAGAGATTCTCCTCATCGATCTACATCTCAACTTTTCACAAAGCACAAAGATTTATGGTAAGCAAATTATCTCCTAGTTAATTTTAGATTAAGGAAAAAAGATATAATGTGAATATGTATTAGGGTAACTCATTTTTTTGTGGATTTAAGCAAAGAAAAAGTTGTTTAAATCAATATTTTCATTAATTTTTCAGAGTTAGTAAGGATATATTTCACATTAGGAAATAGAGCCATATTCCGGATCTAGGATGGAGTTAGAGAGATATAACTCTCAATTGTTGGCCCTAGGAGATGGTTATTCATGGTTAACACTCTTACTTCGACTAAAAACTCAGATCCGCGTACGGAATCATTGGTTTTATGGTTTGAGGAAGTTGGTTCTAAAGATGTGGGTTTAGTGGGAGGAAAGAATTCATCTCTTGGTGAAATGATTCAGCAGCTCCAGCCCAAGGGAGTAAATGTTCCAGGAGGTTTTGCAACGACAGCCCATGCTTATCGTTACTTCGTAAAATTGGCTGGTTTAGAAGAGAAATTACGCAGTCTTTTCGCCGATTTAGATATTGATGATGTCGCCAATTTACAGGTGCGCGGTCGGCAAGCGCGGGCATTAATTCTCAACACACCTTTCCCACAGAATCTACAGGAGGCGATCGCCTCAGCTTACAAAAAAATGTGTGAGCGGTATGGTAATGGCTCGGATGTGTGTGATCGCTTTGAAGGGGAAGACCGCAAAATTTGTGAAGATCATGCTAGCGATGTCGATGTGGCAGTGCGTTCTAGTGCGACGGCAGAAGATTTGCCCGAAGCGAGTTTCGCCGGTCAACAGGAAACTTACCTCAATGTCCACGGTGTAAAAAGTGTGCTCGATGCTTGTCATAAGTGCTTTGCGTCGCTGTTTACAGATCGGGCGATCGCCTACCGCCAGCACAATGGGTTCGATCATTTTGAAGTGGCATTGTCCGTCGGTGTGCAAAAGATGGTGCGCTCAGACTTGGCGACTTCTGGTGTAATGTTCTCCATCGATACCGAGAGCGGTTTTAAAGATGCAGCGTTTATCACTGGAGCCTATGGACTTGGTGAAAATGTAGTTCAGGGCGCAGTCAATCCCGATGAATTTGTGGTCTTTAAACCCACTCTCAAGGAAGGATTTAAGCCAATTCTCGAACGGCGTCTCGGCAGCAAGCAGATCAAGATGGTCTATGCCGACGGCGCGAAACTCACCGAAAACGTTTCGGTTCCGGCAGAGCTACGCAACAAGTTTTGCATTAGCGATGAAGATGTTTTGACCTTGGCGCGTTGGACAACCATCATCGAGGATCACTATTCTGCGGTGCGTGGGCAATATACCCCGATGGATATTGAGTGGGCGAAGGACGGCATCACAGGTGAACTTTTCATTGTACAAGCCCGCCCCGAAACGGTTCAATCCCAAAAATCCGGCAACATTCTCCGCAATTACAAGCTCAAGGAAACGGGAACTATCCTCGCTGAAGGTCGTAGTGTGGGTGAAATGGTCGGTCAGGGTGAGGCGAATGTCATCCTCGATGTGGAGCAAATTAAACTCTTTCAACCCGGTCAGGTTCTCGTTACCCGCCGCACCGACCCGGATTGGGAACCGATCATGAAAAAGGCTTCGGCGATCATTACCGATCAAGGCGGTCGCACTTGCCATGCCGCAATTATTGCGCGAGAAATGGGCATTCCGGCAGTAGTCGGTTGTGGTGATGCAACGGAACTCATTGCGCTGGGGCAAGAGGTTACCGTTTCCTGTTGCGAAGGGGAAGACGGCAAGATTTATGAGGGTTTACTGGACTTTGAAATTCAGGAAACATCCCTCGAAAATATCCCCGAAACCAAGACCAAGATCTTGATGAATGTTGGCAATCCAGAGCAAGCGTTTTCGCTGTCGCCGCTTCCTGCGGATGGTGTGGGTTTAGCTCGTCTCGAATTTATCATCGCTAATCAAATTAAGGCTCACCCAAAAGCTCTTTTACATTTTGAGGAGCTAGAAGATTTGCTAGAGAAAAAGGCGATCGCCGAACTGACCCATTTGTATGAAAATAAAGCCGATTTCTTCGTGGATAAATTGGCGAGTGGCATTGCCATGATTGCAGCGGCGTTCTACCCGAATCCTGTGGTGGTGCGCATGTCCGATTTCAAATCTAATGAGTATGCCAATTTGCTCGGTGGCAAGCAGTTTGAGCCGAAGGAAGAAAACCCGATGATCGGCTGGCGTGGGGCATCCCGCTACTACGATCCGAATTATGTGGAAGCCTTTGCCCTCGAATGTGAAGCCTTCAAGATTGCCCGCAATGAAATGGGATTGACGAATATTATTCCGATGATTCCGTTCTGCCGTACTCCTGAAGAAGGTCGTCGGGTGCTAGCAGAAATGGCGAAACATGATTTGCGTCGCGACGATAATGGCCTGCAAGTTTATGTCATGTGCGAATTGCCTTCCAACGTGATTTTAGTGGACGAGTTTAGCGAAGTATTTGATGGTTTCTCCATTGGCTCCAATGATCTCACCCAACTAACCCTTGGTTTAGACCGAGATTCTGCGCTGGTCGCCCACATTTTCGATGAGCGTAATGAAGGGGTTAAACGGATGGTTGCAATGGCGATCGCCGGTGCGAAGAAACATGGCCGCAAGATTGGGATCTGTGGACAAGCACCTTCTGACTATCCAGAATTTGCGGAGTTCCTCGTGGAAAATGGCATTGATTCCATTAGCCTCAACCCCGATTCTCTACTGAAAACTAAATTGGCGATCGCTAACCTAGAAAAAAAACTCAATTGTTAACTCGTCTGAATTAGATAATTAAAGAAAACCTTATCTTGTCTTTGGGTAAGGTTTTTTCTTGGAGATTTTATTTAGAATATGTCTATAGAGCGAGGAAACTCTGATGGTTGCGGCAACAGAACGTCGATATAGCTTTCGAAGAATATCGCTTTTTAAAGACAAGTCAGAACAACATCAATGCTTCATTTAAGAGTATATGCACTGACATTCAGACATGAAGATGAAAAGAACAAATAAAAAACAAAAATCATCCAATTATTTCTGGAGTCAGATAAAAAAACAGTCTCATGTCAAAGAATGCTTTTGTAAGGATAAGACGTGTAATTCTCAAATAATTTCAGCTCACTCAATTCAAAATAATCGGATTTTAAATAAAATATCCCATCATGGTGAGGTGATGTGTGTAAAGCTAGGAGATGGTAAAGCTTTTATGCAGAAAGTAGGTCGAAAAAAAGCGACAACATTTACTGGATTTTGTCACAAACATGATGGTGAAATATTTAAGCCTATTGAGTCACAGTATTATTTGGCTAATAATAAGGAGCAAAATTTTTTATTTGCATATCGAGCTCTTGCTAAAGAGTGGCATGCTAAAAAATTCTCTGTAAATGCATATCAAAATGGAATCAAAGAGTTAAAAAGGATTCACGGTGAAAAACCTGAACATTTACAAGTAATGCTTTATGGAGCTAGATGTGCAGTCAATCAAATGGAATCTGACCGCAAAATCTTTAATCATGCATTAAAAACAAAAAACTATGACTTAATCTATTCTCGTTTATACACTTTTCACGAAGAATATCATATTGCAGTTTCATCAACCTTTAATTTGATAGAGATTTTATGCAAAGAAGAACCTTCTTTAGGCGACAAAAAATACATCTATTTCACAATATTTCCACAGAATGGAAAAACTTATATTCTATTTAGTTGCTTGAAGAAATATAGAAAACATTTTTCTAAACTCATGAATGAGCCCAAGAATTTATCTATAGAACAGAGAAAGATTTTTTTATCGAATATTATTGCAATTCATATTGAAAACTTTGTCATATCACCTTTGAGCTATGCTCGTTTGACAGAAGACGAAAAGCAAAGCTTTAAGGAATTATATATGTATACACTTTATCAAAGCTCTTTGCCTTCTAAAAAGCTCCAAAAAATCAATTTGTTTAAATGATTTTTTGTTAGAAAAGGGCGATTATGATTATTGATAGCGGTGGCGTAAAATTTGAGTCAATTGTTCTGCGCGATCACGTTCGTATTCGAGAAGCTTGCCGTAATAATTATGACTCGCCAAATCAAGCGTTAGATAAACATGTTCACGGGGATTGCGAAAACCTTGCTTCGAGAAGAAACGAATCGCCGCTTCATTAGCTGGGTCAGTATCCATCAGAACAGTGTCAGCACCTTGGGCGATCGCCCGTTCGATTAATCTTTCTAAAAGCTTTCCGGCGATGCCCATCCGATGAAAATCGGGACTAACTCCCAACCACCGAATATAGCTATAGGTGCTCTCTTGCTTCTCGACTAATGTCCCGAGAATAAAGCCAGCAAATTGCTCATCCACAGTGGCGACAAAACAGAGATCAGGATCGGTACTATAGGCTCCCGTCACTTCCCACTGATCCCATAAGCGATAGAGAGATGGATACAACTCACTCAGAAACAATTGCTCTCCCAAGTGAAAAACGGGTGCAATATCATCAATGTCCATCAAACGAATTTGGACAGTAGCTTGATTTTGATTTTGAGGCTCAGACATAGGCACACCGCCAAATAAATTTAGGAAAGTCGGGCGATCGCCCACAAGACTTATCTGTTCATCCACGTTAGCAATAAACTTTGGGAGAAATTGCATAACTTTCGTTTGCACCAACGATAGACAAACAAAGGCAACAATTTCATTTCGCACATCACCCGCTGATAACTCTGTTATGGATGGAGTTATCTAGCCGGTTTTTTTGGTAGTGAATTTAAACAGTGAAATGAGTGATTGGATTATGAAATTTTGAGGCGATCGCCGAGTAAGTTATTCATGTGATTTGCATTGCTAAAATGTAGCCAATGACTTATGGGGTAAGTCAATGACCGCGATTACGCTCGATCTAAATCCAGTTGCTACCTTAAGTCATGAGCAATTTTTGCAGCTTTGCCAGACAAATCCTGATTTAAAACTTGAACGCACCGCTCAGGGAGAACTAGTTGTTATGCCACCGACTGGTGGAGAAACGAGTCGCATTAATTTTGACTTGAATTTACAGCTGGGGTTATGGCATCGCAAGTATAAACTTGGTCAGTGTTTTGATTCTTCCACAGGCTTTATTTTGCCGAATGGTGCAACGCGATCGCCGGATATGTCTTGGGTAGAGCAGTTGCGGTGGGACGCTTTACAGGCAGAGCAACGAGAGAAATATATTCCCCTTTGTCCTGATTTTGCGGCAGAACTCATGTCTCCCAGCGATATCATTCACCACACTCGCGCCAAACTACAAGAATATTTAGCAAATGGTTGTCGGCTTGGCTGGCTCATTAATCGCGGCGATCGCCAAGTCGAAATTTATCGCCAAGGACAAGCGGTTGAAACTCTAGACGCGCCGCCAAAACTTTCTGGGGAAGATGTTCTGGTGGATTTTGAACTAGAGTTAGCGGAATTTTGGTAATTAGAACATCCAGAAATCTACGATGTTTTTAGGCGATCGCCCAAAGCTTTACGAGCCTCTTCACGGTCATCGAAATGGACTTTTTCGGTGCCGAGAATTTGATAATCTTCGTGACCCTTTCCAGCAATAAGTACACCGTCTCCAGGTTTGGCTTCGAGAATGGCTTGATGAATGGCGGCCGCTCGATCAGGAATCACGAGAAACTGAATTGCTTCGGGAATACCTTCCACGACATCTACCAAAATTCGTTTCGGATCTTCGGTGCGAGGATTATCAGAAGTCACCACCGCCCAATCAGATTTTGTTGCCGCAATCTTGCCCATCAATGGACGCTTCGTGCGATCGCGATCGCCCCCACAACCAAACACACAAATCATTTTGCGAGGGATAAACGGACGAGAGGCCTTTAGTAGATTTTCGAGACTATCGGGCGTATGGGCATAGTCCACAATCACGCTGATATCCTGCTCATCGGATACCTGCACACGCTCCATCCGACCGGGAACCCCAGTGAATTCCGGCAAAACTGTCAACATTTGTTCGAGGTCTAAACCCAATGCCAAACCAGCACCAATCGCCGCCATCACATTTTCGAGGTTAAATTGACCGACTAAAGGCGACGAAAATTGAGCTGTTCCTTCAGGCGTTGTGAGACGACCAGTCACTCCGATAGCCGTATATTCCAACCGATCCATAAAGATTGCAGCCGACTTATCTTGCAGACTATATCCCCAACATTTTTCACCAAGTTTATGGGCTAACCTTGCGCCATATTGATCATCGAGATTAACAACAGCTCGCTCTTTACAGTATTCATCATTAAAGAGAAGCGCTTTCGCCTGAAAATACTCCTCCATCGTCTTGTGATAATCGAGGTGATCCTGCGTCAAATTAGTGAATACAGACACATCAAATTCACAACCTTTCACTCGTTTTTGGTCGAGGGCATGGGAGCTCACTTCCATTACCCCGTGGGTGTTTTCAGCTTTAACGGCTTTCGCAAAATTCTTCTGGAGGTCTATCGCAAAAGGGGTGGTATGGGTCGCAATTTTTTCATAACCTTGCCAACGGGTGTAGAGCGTCCCGATTAGAGCAGTATTTTTTTTCGCTTGCTGGAGGAAAAATTCGATTAAGTGACTGGTTGTCGTCTTGCCGTTTGTGCCTGTCACGCCGACGAGTTTGAGGGATTGGGTCGGGTTTTCAAAAAAGAGGTTAGCCAATTCTGCACAGGCAATCACTGGATCGCTGGTAACAATGACACATTCACCATTTTCGGTAGGCACTTTTTCGAGGGCATCTGCGGAAACTATTGCGGCGATCGCCCCACCATCTAAAGCACCTGACCAAAACTCACCACCATCAACTTTTGTACCCGGCAAACCAATAAACAAATCCCCAGTCGTTACCACTTTGGAATTCGTGACAAGCCCTTTTACCTCTTGAGTTAGGGCAGGATGATCTGGCAGAGAGTCGATAACCGATACTTGCCCAAGAAGTTCACCTAATTGCATGATTTGCCTCCAAACCCTTTAATTTCCCCGATTTTAGTCTGACAAAAAGGGAATTCTGTAATTTCAGTAGCAGTTTATCCCAATTCTATCCCTGGGCGGAGACTCGATTTTTTTGATGATGAATCAGGCTCAATTATTGTCCCAAACCTTGACTAGACTTTACGGTGCAAATAATTTCTCAACAATGATTTGGTCCTGCTCGCAAAGCTCTTGTGCCCCATCCGGCAATGTTTCCCACTTCCAAAAGGAGCTCTGATCAGCAACATTTTCCCGAATTAATTCAGCAAGGGCATGGACAAAAGCAGGTGGCCATTCCGGACCCATAAACCCAACACCCCAACGACCAATCGTATCGTAATAAACCCGCAGCCACGGCTCAGGCTTCGTAATATCGATATTCATCTCACAGGCAATCCGAAACACATCGGCGAGATCAAAATCGGCATATTCCTGTTCCAGAATTTGACGGCGGCTCATCAGTTTATTTTTTCTGGGATCACTTCACGAAATGCAATGAAAAATGCACTATACAGCTTAAAGATAGACGAGATAATTCGTGTCGCGGGTAAACATCTGTAAAAATCAGGGAATTTATATTATTTTTGCGGTTAAATCGTTGTCTTTCCCAATTATTTCTCGCTACCATTGAAAGTGTCATCTGTAAATTCGCTGGCAACTGCTTGCGAAAGCTCAAGTCGACTTATGGAAATACAATTAATAAATATTGGGTTCGGTAATATTGTCTCTGCGAACCGGGTGATTGCGATTGTTAGCCCCGAATCCGCCCCCATCAAGCGAATTATTAGTGACGCTCGTGACCGTGGTCAGCTCATCGATGCAACCTATGGCAGACGTACCCGCGCGGTAATTATCACAGATTCTAGTCATGTGGTTCTCTCTGCAATCCAACCCGAGACTGTCGCCCATCGCTTCGTGGTGCAAAAAGATGGGGCGATCGCCAATGCTAAAGTTTAGGGTGGTCTTCTCGGTTTAACCCCACTTATTAG from [Leptolyngbya] sp. PCC 7376 includes:
- a CDS encoding UDP-N-acetylmuramoyl-L-alanyl-D-glutamate--2,6-diaminopimelate ligase encodes the protein MQLGELLGQVSVIDSLPDHPALTQEVKGLVTNSKVVTTGDLFIGLPGTKVDGGEFWSGALDGGAIAAIVSADALEKVPTENGECVIVTSDPVIACAELANLFFENPTQSLKLVGVTGTNGKTTTSHLIEFFLQQAKKNTALIGTLYTRWQGYEKIATHTTPFAIDLQKNFAKAVKAENTHGVMEVSSHALDQKRVKGCEFDVSVFTNLTQDHLDYHKTMEEYFQAKALLFNDEYCKERAVVNLDDQYGARLAHKLGEKCWGYSLQDKSAAIFMDRLEYTAIGVTGRLTTPEGTAQFSSPLVGQFNLENVMAAIGAGLALGLDLEQMLTVLPEFTGVPGRMERVQVSDEQDISVIVDYAHTPDSLENLLKASRPFIPRKMICVFGCGGDRDRTKRPLMGKIAATKSDWAVVTSDNPRTEDPKRILVDVVEGIPEAIQFLVIPDRAAAIHQAILEAKPGDGVLIAGKGHEDYQILGTEKVHFDDREEARKALGDRLKTS
- the remA gene encoding extracellular matrix/biofilm regulator RemA; the protein is MEIQLINIGFGNIVSANRVIAIVSPESAPIKRIISDARDRGQLIDATYGRRTRAVIITDSSHVVLSAIQPETVAHRFVVQKDGAIANAKV